The Clupea harengus chromosome 26, Ch_v2.0.2, whole genome shotgun sequence region ACCTCGTTTGCAGCCGTGTTCGGTTCCTTTTAGACGGGCAACAGCTAAATTAAAATTGTAAAGAACTATTATCCAGCCTAGAACGCATTAATAGGAACCCTTTCTTCTCTAACCACCGTAAACATCTATGCCTCTTTTCCCCGTGTTCACAACACGTTGTCTGTGATGAAAGTTCCTTGGAGCTGGCGACAATAAGCGACATTAAAACCGACAaagagtgtcaaaataaaagtcagttTAAAATGTTGGTTCTGCTAACGTTTATACGTTTTGCACAACATATGCCCATTgtactgctagctagcaaagATAAATACAGTCAGGGCCGttgtggggccacttttcagcccgggaatttcaggcccaagatcGGCCCACCTTTTCCATGGTAGAGGAAATTGGATAAACGAaacaacagttcagctcttactatcctgtagttttttttaaattaataccatggttcaacaaataatgtaaaggttaaataataatccatttaagatgagaagttaacaaaatatgttccactattccacaaggataggttgataaattaacaaaagcagaaataaataaataaagcatttgaaacgtatcccactcttcaacaaagaggcatgttgaactaatgtttacagttcaactcacagcacaatatacagttacattgcgaatagcaccaacagcatctacagcatcagtagccgcctaagcagtgcactggttttagccactttatctataactgtgtccttgcttatagacatgaggatttccttctcagtgcacattaacatgaacgcctccaagttgtcctgactcaatgagcttcatagcctattcttcacaaattttaaggttgagaagcttctctcacatgcaacctgtgtgatggacaaagtcaacagaaacttatatgctaacccaatgacatgataagcatctgtgaggaggttgtactgtgagagtattaaatggacacaaatggcacagtttttgcaggaggaacaggtcctgctttcacGCTCCATCTCTGGTTCTTCCATATATGGTAATCCGCCACTATCCTCCTGACCTTCCTGTGCCACCTCACTACATGCCCTGACAGTATAACCTTCAAGAGAGGACTTTTTCAGTCTCTCCCACTGGTATGCAAGGCTAGACAGCTCAGTTTGTAATTTGCTAACAGTAGCTCGGTCATCAAACGTAAGCAGACATTTGCTGATTTCCTGGAGTGCCGAGTTAGGAAGCCCATTTATCTTTATTTCAGGAAAGTTTTTAGGTTCAAGACAAGCGAAATCTGAGGCAAGTTTTGCATTTGCTGAAAACCTCCTATCCATGCCACAGTGTCCAGAATAACATTATGGCCACCCACCTCAATGGCAGCATCAGATGAGGCTACTGGTTCATCATCTAAAATCTCCCCtggcattcttttcttttttcagacaCGCTTCTCTGGAAGTGTAGTCTGCACAACTAGCTCATAGTTGTCCATATCTTCCAGCTTTTCATTGGCCCAACTCACAAACTTATCAGCTGCCACTTTCACTCCCTCAAAGTCCCTCACATATTTTTAGACATTTTACTGCATACACAGATaaagtttgagttttgttatcaATATTTGCATAATATTTGCAAAGTCTATGGATCGCCATATATTGGGTGATATAAAAATgctaatattttaattcaatttaatattttgcttgcgaaggttgacaacgctacaacgatattaaccaacgctacaacgttagccaaatagttacgttgctaatcattaggcctatgtctctctttaccagttgccacttgtgtttgtcctcttgaaaataaatcggtaagcttggcacatttggcagcatcctcctccaatgcctctctttttttcaacctggctttttaagcccctcctggcctcttcctcccatccattcACCCTGGCgcgtatcgttgcggtagggccggcccagctatctgtagcctatctgagaaaactttttagAAAAGgtgggctatggacccaaccaactctatttgggaggagagaacttcctcgcatggtacaacccatgcagaggctgcggtgtgctttggccactaacccatccacattacattacaagcctttgaccactaacccatccacattacattacaagcctttggaactgaccactaacccatccacattacattacaagcctttgaccactaacccatccacactacattacaagcctttggggggttatacccctggcaggtactaccaagccaggcagttttcaggttagaggccagtctaaaagcagcaatgccatcacccattggcagtaggatgattggatgaagattgggccgatgtatttgttatacatatgaatggtgtttctgtctATGCGAATTATGacgtattcaataagtgtggagctcatgtgcatattcaaattcatttcaaaagaaacttgtaatacaaaaaaagtgacttttcatgtatacatttactatgtaaagttttattgtggtaggagtaaaggaaaaatgtaagcctatttgggtgtattttgggcatattcgattagtgtatagctcatttgcatattaaaattaattttcaaagaaacttgtaatacaaacatttttacttttcatgggtagcttcattgtgtaaagtttcattttgataggagtaaaggaaaaaaatagccccattggggtgtaatgttgcctggccttattggcacacatctcggattgatgagaatttaacatatttcctcaactaggatttcttaggacttttagtatgttgttctggacacctcagagaAATGATCTAAGCTGCAAAAAATGGTTTGTCACCAATACACACAAGAGTGAGGGTTGTCacatatcatcatcattgtttattcagggagaaattgaatgagcacagggctcttttgcagcaatgccctgattgaggctacatagtacagaagaacaataaataaacaaaccataacaaaacaaaacagacaaaataaattaaaaaaaaacacattaaacaactcagaaattaagtataaaaaataaataaataaaataacataaagtaaaaaaaatatgctaTATTGCATCAGCAAATATTGTGAttccattaaattaaattacattttatttatatagcaactGAAATTGTCTTGAGTCTCAGAAGGAACGAGGAatatacatgaaatacacaatATAAATAGAAGATACGACACAGTGTCTTCATAAGACTACTATTATAAGGATATaaagagcaatgaagcagaaaactacgtTAAACTTCATCAAAGCAGAGAAGAATCTTGCAAATAACCGAGAACGAAATgaacactaacccatccacattacattacaagcctttggccactaacccatccacattacattacaaaccTTTGGAACTGACcgctaacccatccacattacattacaagcctttgaccacttacccatccacattacattacaagcctctgaccactaacccatccacattacattacaagcctttggccactaacccatccacattacattacaagcctttggaactgaccgctaacccatccacattacattacaagcctttgaccacttacccatccacattacattacaagcctttgaccactaacccatccacattacattacaagcctttggaactggccactaacccatccacattatattacaagcctttgggcaactaacccatccacattacattacaagcctttgaccactaacccatcctcattacattacaagcgGTGGTGTGtacgtatgtctctgtgtgtgtggcattgacCCATCTTCCATACTAAAAGGACATACATACGTTCAGGAGTGGGAATAGAGACGGATATGTAGAGTCAAAATACAGGTTtaggaaggaggtgagagatGCGAAACGTGTGTATTCTAAGAAACTTGaacaccagttctcagccaacgactctggctctgtctggaaagggcttaggcTGATTACCAATTGtaagcctagagccccccactccactaacgACTCACGCCTGGCCAACAACTTGATTGAGTTCTACTGTCGCTTTGATGGACAATGGAACAGTCCTGACACCATCCCCCATgacacctccctccagccccagccccagcccatcaactgcaccgcccccaccacagcagaggcctgcgcctcacaactgcccacctcagagccccctccctcctccccctccacagtgacgactctctccatccttgagAGAGACGTCAACAGACTTTTtaagagacagaacccccgcaaatcagccgggccagactctgtctctccatcaatcctgaagcactgtgctgatcagctgtctccggtgttcacagacatttttaacacctccctggagacatgccacgtaccagcctgcttcaagacctccaccatcatccccgtccccaaaaaaggggggatgagtccgcttacaggtgggagattgatcatctggtgacctggtgtgggcagaaaaacctggagctaaatgctctgaagacagaggagatggtcgtagactttagaaggaacccagccccacccacccccgtcaccctgagtgactccccagtcgacactgcggagtccttccgcttcctgggcaccatcatctcccaggacctcaagtgggagctgaacatcagctccctcaccaaaagagctcaacagaggatatACTTTCtgtggcagctgaagaagttcaaactgccaaagacaatgatggtgcacttctacacctgcatcattgagtccatcctctcctcctgcatcactatctggtacgctgctgccactgccaatgacaaaggcagactgcagtgtatcatccgttctgccgagaaggtgattggctgcaatctgccatctctacaggacctgttcgcctctaggaccctgaggcgggcaggtaagattgtggccgatccctcccaccctcccatccatcaggaccaaaacctcacgccacaaaaccagcttcttcccggctgccgttggccttgttaacaaggcccgggacccccacctgacgtggacacttatcccacacctcaagcctttGTTATGTTGACacttatcccgcccccacacctcaagcctgtgttatgttaacacacacaacattgcacactgcacattgcacatccacttttgcactcctgccctgctttttgtattgtagtacttattgtgtttgtgtagtacttattgtgtttgtatgttttatgttcactgtatgcacctatacaccagaacaaattccaggtaggtgtaaacctacttggcaataaatactattctgattctgattctgcaGCGCCCACCCCTAGTGGAGACGTACCTGTAATGTTATTGCATCGCCCCTAGTGGAGACGTGCCTGTATTACAGCGCCCTCTAGTGGAGACGTGTCTGTATTGTTATTGCATCGCCCCTAGTGGAGCCTGTGATGTCACCATCATCACATCAGTGATATTAAAAGGCCCgttttctgctctttctcaaTGCAAACTCATCAATGAGCTCTTCAAAGTACAGTTGGCGCAGTATTTCATGCTCTATTGATGTCCTCAGTCTATGCTTAATAATTCCTAATTTTGGAGAATGATCTCTCCCCACTGGCATTACCAACGGGCAATGTAAGGTAAATCCTCAGCGCTATGTCCACATTAGGGAAAACACATTGGAGATGCCTCTCCCGTATTAATGAAATTAGGTTTCTCTGTGTTGCTGGGTCAGTGAGAGCAACTCACAAACTGCGCTATTTTGTCGGGAAAGTAATCCGCAATCTGACACTTTGTTCACGTATTTCACTGAGGGAGAGTTTTTCAAGTCGAGTAAGAAATCCAAAGTATTTACAGGTTTCTTTATAGACTGCATGCCTCTGTTGTAATGCATTTATAAGTTTGTCTATTATCACAAAGAATGTCTCCACACAGAATTTGTCCTTGCCCTCATTGACAGGGTCAGGTTCGTTGGAGTCATTGGCTCGGGTGGTGCCCTTAACAGGTCGAGTCGTTCTGTACTCTTGCGATAATGACAGTGATCTGGCTTTGGATTCAGATTTCTGACTGGCATCTCCGGCTATCTGCGTTAAAGTACCGTGAATATTTCTGAAATTTAAACGAAGAGCTTTTGTAGCCCGTGCATGTGCCGACCATCACGTGGATGAAACTCCCTTCACTGTCTCAATGCGTTTATTCTCGTTAGACTCAAGCCCATTCATTAATATTTCCTAGCGGCCAGGCGAGGGTGAGAAGTTGAAAATGGATTGAATTAGCTTAAGAAAATAAGTGGCGTcaaaccacactacacacaccaacaaggTTCAGGGAGTGGGCCGCACATAGAATCCAATCAACAAGGGGGCTTCTTTCCTGAATACGAGCCCTCAATCCCTTGTAAGCACCAGACATATTAGACGCATTGTCAAAGCACTGTCCCCTGCAATTTTTTATGTCGACATGCATGTGCTGTAGCACATTCGTAACTGAGTCAAAAAGGGACTCGCCTGTATGGCTAAATATCAGCAGAAATTAAACTTTGTCCTCCTGAGAAACATAATGTACCACAAGCGTTAGCTGGTCTATGTGACTTAAATCGGGTGTTGAGTCAACAATCAAAGAAAAGTACTTGGCTTTCTGCAGCTGAAGAATTATTTCTGCTTGAACCCGCTGACCCATTAGACTTATGAATTCTTCATAGATAGTGGAAGACAGATATGAGGTTGTCCCTCAGCCTTTATTCCCATATTGTTTTAAATGTTCATCAAGAAAAGGGTCGAACTTGCTCAGTAATTCCGAGATTCCCAAATAATTGCCATTGTGGACAGAGCCTAATATTTCATTGTCTCCACGGAATGCAAGGCCACGTTCTGACAAAAACATtattactagtgctgtcaaacgattaaaatatttaatcgcgattaatcgaatttatgtcatagttaactcaaaattaatcgcgattaatcgcacatttttatctattctaaatgtcccttagtttatttattttttccatcattttatttttatttgaatgcccttatcaacatggaaaagtggattggcttgctttatgcaaatgttttattttatttaaaaccaatattgccaaacagggcggtacaaaataaaattataaagtgcacatttcaggtaaacaaggactcagcctatagtgcagttaaaccatggcttaatattttctttttttcaagttggctgggaacatagcagtcaggcatcttatttcagaaacattgaaccgtaacagttaggttaccaataaaaggtaagcctactacttctttactgtcagccagctgcctgttgacattttcagacaacagtgaagctcgcttcttttgcacaacacaacttttaaaagtaaactttccattcagaagctttttatcatccattttgccgtatcgcgctcaccattcactcaaaccataacgttcgcctactacacagtttgcgaggccaaaaagaatgtttatctaaaaaaaaaaaaaaaaaaaaaaaattataattaaaaaaaaaaatcgcgttaatctcgcgataaaaaaattaacggcgttaaaatgggtttgcgttaacgccgttaataacgcgttaaactgacagcactaattattaCTGCCACAATTCTCCTCAGTACTTCTCGCCAGTAACTAGCCTCATCTCTGAATTGATCCAGCAGCTCCGCATCTATCCATTTAATCGCGATAtcatagaacgcgattttctaaccgcaacgttcgcgattaaaaacgtgatctaaaaaaaataaaaaataaataatatatatatattttttttcttaagatggtacattttgcacacagtgtttaaaaagtgcatgccttgtgtttattcttacaatgactttgtttaaattacttaaatgcacagtgccaaagccaccgatttgttgttcttgattctgtaatgagcagttaaataaacaacaattacaatcgggctcactcccagcacaaggctgaaaatgaagccctgataaacacatcgcataaGGTTTATATACACAGAAGTTTagtgttcagcagggataaccacgtggtggatctctgatgtccaaggcaaggatggaagttttgcacaaggtcggaagaagcttatcacctcttgttacgaccccctgtgcccctgcgcaccctgcctgcagtccctatactgccaatatggaggcagcaggctgtggacctcCAACGGAACATGATGAGCGGTGATTATCCGCGCCAGGtgtggatataaaagcactgctacgtctgatgggaggccccttctcagcttccgctactctcacacacacttttggcgaacgctcctactcacctacatacccacaacacgcatccacgcatctttgagaacccctggaCTTTTCAGTTGGATCGACCTTTGTAGTAAATAAATAGGCTTTTTGTTACAATCTACCACGTTGTCTGTCTTTACCGTTTCATGTTGCGACCCCACGAGCCGGGCGTaacacctctggtctaaacatgctcttgtaaaaatgcagactaagtggcacctaataatcgaAGTTCCgtacacgcagaaacacagaaaagccatgttcctgcttacataagtacatgattcatataaggtgaTTAAttatacaaggcacttgattattatattcttaagtcattaacagtgtttggaaatgatctccatcacctATAATAACTCATCTAACCACAAGGTACACatgaagatccatactgggaaAAAGTCCCATCAGTGATCTCAGTGGAAAGGGTaatctcaagatacaccagaggatcAACACTTCCTATGTGCTGCCCTTATATTACTTGATAGATGATAATgtcctctgtaaaaaaaaaaattaaataaaaatgtgttagGTTCCGTGACTTCTATTTAATTCCAtagtttttttaaagtgaagTTTCACACGGGTATGTAGGTCTGATATTATATTTACTTACTCTCTATCCTTATATCAGtatgatagacacacacttacatagtaaatactcacatatgcacacagtaTGCACAAGCTTTGAGGCAGAATAGAAGCTTCCCTCAGTTTAccaccccaacccaacccaaccttCCCCATCACTTTTCagttcacacccccagccccctactacactcctctgtggagtttctgcaggctgagctatggccacgcccacctgagAACCATAAGACGTGTAATGAAATTCCTGCCCATAATCCTTTGATTTgatagtttgcattccaaaagctcctacggtgagtttagtaatctgactccacgctgtggtgttaatatattgcttcttctgtctgaccaaTTATCTTCCTGCATTCAGACCTAGCCAATcagcttcttctgtctgaccaaTTATCTTCCTGCATTCAGACCTAGCCAATcagcttcttctgtctgaccaaTTATCTTCCTGCATTCAGACCTAGCCGATCAGCTTTTTCTGTCTGGCCAATTATCTTTCTGCATTCAGACCTAGCCAATCAGCTTTTTCTGTCTGGCCAATTATCTTCCTGCATTCAAAACTAGCCAATCAGCACCTTAGCTTCAGACAGAAGAAGcaatatattaacaccacagcgtggagtcagattactaaactcacctttttaaggcTGCCACTGGTGTGCTCTGGAAGTATAAAGTATTTGTAATTCACCAGCACATTTTCACTGTATCTTTGCATCCAATGTGTGaccaattttctttttccaaaacagaactgaaaacagaaatgtctggatttactgaaccttcACAACTGCGGACTTCaatgaagaaggagataaaagaagaagaatttgatgagttcctacaagagtatccgtctacatttaagacagtggaagaaaagcctagACTCGAATATGAATGcaaaactgaaatgaacacgTCACCCAACATGACTTTGAGAGAAGtaaagtattcaccaatggaaatcgaagatgaagaagaatttgattcaagagaatgTGGTGACTTAGACtattcacctacaagtaagttgcgtGTTTATTgtcatgtgttgtgtatatttacaatacttgaattttagagaatggctaacttgtgcttcacaatgtAAGACCTATTCAGAGAACAGAAACACTGTGGGTATATGTTAGTCATGGGAtaatatctgcagtctgttacattcaaaAGAGACAGTGTCTGCCACCATTTTTTTCTCCAGCTCtttaattcatgtgtgtgtatctctgtttacatttacatttagtctctaggtagacacttttatactAAGTCACTTCCAAATGATGTGCAATTTTAGCAAATGGCCAATAGGTATGAATATAACAAAGGATATGTGTTTGCTGGTATTGTCGAAATTACTGAGGAGAGGGATGTTGTTGAAACTTTTTTTTGCTAACATTACAGGAGACGTTCAAATgatccaatctaacaaaagAGGGAACATTGAGCAAAAAAGGAACAAAGAGAGCAGTCATAAACGCCCCCAGACTTCATACCATGAATTACATCAGCGACTGGACACCAGGGAGAAACAAtatgaatgctcccagtgtttcaaaacatttgaaagccATTCCTCTtttgcaattcatcaacgaatacacacaggagaaaagcccaatcagtgcagtacatgtgggaaggcatTTAGTCAATCAtctcatctcaagagacaccagagggtccatactggagaaaagccccatcagtgcagtacatgtgggcaGGCCTTTAGTTgcatgtctcatctcaagagacaccagagggtccatactggagaaaagccccatcagtgcagtacatgtgggcaGGCCTTTAGTTGCACGTCTGCTCTCAAGATACACCACAAGATCCATACTAGGGAAaggccacaccagtgcagtacatgtgggaaggcctttagtcaatcgtctcatctcaagagacatcaaaggatccatactggggaaaagccacaccagtgcagtacatgtgggaaggccttcagtAGATTGCCTCATCTCAAGAGacatcagaggatccatactggggaaaagccccatcagtgcagtacatgtgggaaggccttcagtacattgtctcatctcaagacacatcagatgatccatactggagaaatgCCCCATcattgcagtacatgtgggcAGGCCTTTAGTtgcatgtctgctctcaagaaacaccagaggatccatactggggaaaagccgtatcagtgtactTTATGTGGAAAGTATTTCAGGGTAAGCTCCAACTTATCCAAacatcagattacacatacaggagaaaagccacatcagtgttctaagtgtggaaagacctttagtcaaatgtcacatctcaagagacaccagaggatccattcaaatgatgtgctgccctgctaatacaTGGAGTATCTCTAACTGAATTATTTCTTGAATAGCTGAGTTTTCAACAACATTTGATGTACAAGGTGAAGTATTATTTGATCATATTTGAAACTTGTGTTGGGGTAGAGTTTGAAACATAAATTGTTAGGGTACATGAatccaataaaacaaaaacttgaagtgagtgttttttttttcaagtatgtttgttgggatttgtgtgtgtgtgtgggtgtacatttTATAATTGACCAGTAGCAGTTAGCGcttgtacaaaaaaaagtagTGTTTGTGCAAGCTTCCTAGACCCATGGCCTAAACAGAACCTCATCTGAAGGCTGTGGGCTCATCAACAGCTCATAGATCTGTTAGTgtcagaggggggaggggagggggagactaAATGTCTCTCTATTCCTTATTATAGGGAACTCTGTATTTCATCTGTTAAACATTCTCATGTCAAATATGTAAAAGAGTCAGTGGGGTCAGAGGGAACTGTTGTTTGACAACGTGCAAGTCATATTTATactgaacagaaagagaaatcaCATGCATGGATTAAGTCATGAAAGGAACTCACTTCCTCAGATCTTCACATTTACCTGTGCGCCATCTGACTTTCAAATACTACAATCAGAAATTATAATccataataatgatgataactATATACCCCCGTATGAGTCTGAAATTATATAGTTCCAATCTGAAGGCCCAGTCTTGGTTATGGGAGAAATGAATGGAAAGAGAACTGACAGAGAATCAGATTATATGAAatcaaatgggaatacatacattgaTGACGCACAGATTAATCAAAGCAAACAACTTTAGACCACGTGAGAACAATGACAGTATTGTAAACAGAAATAGCAAACAGGTACTACAGCTCTATAACAGCCTGGGTCTGTTCATTTCTTATGGTCGAAAGAAAGGTGACTCTCTGGGTAGATTGAcctactgctcccctctctgcagTAATGTAGTAGCTTATGCAGTCACAGATCCAAGTCCTATCAACTACTCCACAGTAAGGCCTCAGATTTCACTCTCAATCACAGCCACATCACATTAAGCTATAAACAAAAATCCTCTGAAACAGGTAAACAACCTCTATCCTCTCCAAACTCAATTTCTGTCTGTCAATATGAGATTGAACATCATAGCAAAGATACAAATTGAAAATATGATAtacacattttatgtttttaaaaagcctctacagggagggaaaagagataCTGCTCAAGGACCATTGATTGATGAATTACACAAACTAGAATCAAatataaactacaaacaaaTAATCTGGATTCTTCTGTATCATACCGCTATGTCAGAATGAAGCATTACATCTATAAGATATGAaattggacaaaagtgtgtgcAATGAGCTCGTAGTATGATGCCACCGTTGCTGAAAATGCCCaagaaggcctttagtcaattgtctcatctcaagacacaccagaggaaaaaagccgtatcagtgtactTCATGTGGAAAGTGTTTCAGGGAAAGCTCCAACCTCACCAAacatcagattacacatactggagaaaagcaacatcagtgttctcagtgtggaaaggcgtTCATTCAGATGTCTGATCTAAAGAAACATCAGAGGATGAGCCACACCAGTgtagtacatgtgggaaggcctttagtcaaatgtcttctctcaaaacacaccagaggatccatactggggaaaagccataccaGTGCAAAACATGTGATAAGACACATTTCTATTCTAAAGGTACACAAATGTTTCCATACTAGAGAAAATCCCCATGGGTGTTCTCAGTGAGGAAAGACCTTTAGTCGAAAGGGTAATCtcaagacaccagagg contains the following coding sequences:
- the LOC116219790 gene encoding zinc finger protein 300-like yields the protein MCDQFSFSKTELKTEMSGFTEPSQLRTSMKKEIKEEEFDEFLQEYPSTFKTVEEKPRLEYECKTEMNTSPNMTLREVKYSPMEIEDEEEFDSRECGDLDYSPTRDVQMIQSNKRGNIEQKRNKESSHKRPQTSYHELHQRLDTREKQYECSQCFKTFESHSSFAIHQRIHTGEKPNQCSTCGKAFSQSSHLKRHQRVHTGEKPHQCSTCGQAFSCMSHLKRHQRVHTGEKPHQCSTCGQAFSCTSALKIHHKIHTRERPHQCSTCGKAFSQSSHLKRHQRIHTGEKPHQCSTCGKAFSRLPHLKRHQRIHTGEKPHQCSTCGKAFSTLSHLKTHQMIHTGEMPHHCSTCGQAFSCMSALKKHQRIHTGEKPYQCTLCGKYFRVSSNLSKHQITHTGEKPHQCSKCGKTFSQMSHLKRHQRIHSNDVLPC